One region of Armigeres subalbatus isolate Guangzhou_Male chromosome 3, GZ_Asu_2, whole genome shotgun sequence genomic DNA includes:
- the LOC134223536 gene encoding H/ACA ribonucleoprotein complex non-core subunit NAF1, translating to MDNNCSERSESGTIDIDDNTRKTAGITECPVACENVEDLNQSVSDKTEQRESILTKNIEEPAPEGSSENTDCTKAQMDDTVVDMVCSDVDTVGSLVANEQPTEAVQISNPLTIPSSVEVQNVHTTIAESLTPSTIIKDEPTDAEMESAEDFTRRGSDFPTVPRITIKQEVSVSVQEQIAAERSIESRAVLQIKSSSLSLLSQYISSDSESNITDSDNDAPRNDAAASVTTNNNKRRVSSSSAESLSDDGVEIIPNTNNYRVQETPIIVSDAETTVTGIEESSEDELSGDEDGAPRRRAPIKSKGEVLINELPPIEDLQITVPETECKPIGHIQSIVAQIVIVQSYAGVELLNLETVLFLEKGKRTLGKIFDVIGQVTAPMYCVLFNSRNDVIRKGITIGMPVYCAPQTAHTSFIILSDLMRYKGSDASWLDDNEAPEHALDYSDDEQERRARRRRGSCSSNGRVSPETQYQPYHLPSYPSRRGRGVGGHRGRGRGHSWHNKYAASQQQQQTQPQRVLNPFAFGVGAAPPPPPPPPPQPGSGN from the exons ATGGATAACAATTGCTCTGAAAGATCTGAAAGTGGTACAATAGACATCGATGATAATACAAGGAAGACAGCTGGAATTACAGAATGTCCAGTTGCGTGTGAAAACGTGGAAGACCTAAACCAATCGGTTTCTGATAAAACTGAACAAAGAGAAAGTATTCTTACCAAGAACATAGAGGAACCCGCTCCAGAAGGAAGCTCTGAAAACACAGATTGCACAAAAGCACAAATGGATGATACAGTAGTGGATATGGTCTGCAGTGATGTCGATACCGTTGGATCACTTGTAGCTAATGAGCAACCGACAGAAGCAGTACAAATTAGTAATCCATTGACAATACCATCCTCGGTTGAGGTGCAGAATGTCCATACTACGATTGCTGAATCACTCACTCCGTCCACCATTATTAAGGATGAACCAACAGATGCGGAGATGGAGTCTGCGGAG GACTTCACCCGGAGAGGCTCAGATTTTCCAACGGTGCCACGGATCACCATAAAACAGGAGGTTTCGGTTTCTGTGCAAGAACAAATAGCAGCGGAAAGATCGATAGAATCAAGGGCGGTGTTACAGATCAAATCTAGTTCATTATCTCTCCTTTCTCAATACATTAGTTCAGATTCGGAGTCGAACATTACAGATTCCGATAATGATGCTCCACGTAATGATGCTGCTGCTTCGGTTACTACTAACAATAATAAGCGACGCGTATCCTCTAGTTCTGCAGAAAGTCTATCAGACGATGGTGTTGAGATAATTCCAAACACTAATAACTATCGCGTTCAAGAAACACCGATTATCGTTAGTGATGCGGAAACAACAGTAACTGGAATCGAAGA ATCTTCGGAGGATGAACTATCTGGCGATGAAGATGGTGCACCTCGACGTCGTGCTCCGATCAAAAGCAAAGGAGAAGTACTCATCAATGAATTACCCCCTATTGAGGACCTTCAAATTACCGTGCCGGAAACGGAATGCAAACCAATCGGTCATATACAATCTATCGTAGCTCAGATAGTAATTGTTCAGTCCTACGCTGGAGTGGAATTGCTGAACCTGGAAACGGTGCTTTTCCTGGAGAAAGGCAAGCGAACGTTGGGGAAAATTTTCGACGTCATTGGGCAGGTTACGGCTCCCATGTATTGCGTTCTGTTCAACAGCCGAAATGATGTCATTCGTAAAGGAATCACCATTGGAATGCCGGTATATTGTGCTCCACAGACTGCTCATACATCGTTCATCATTTTGTCCGATTTGATGCGCTACAAAGGATCAGATGCCAGCTGGTTGGACGACAACGAAGCACCGGAACACGCCCTGGACTACTCGGATGATGAACAGGAAAGACGAGCACGCCGGCGACGGGGCAGCTGTTCATCGAATGGACGGGTTTCTCCCGAAACGCAGTATCAGCCTTATCACCTGCCATCATACCCCTCCAGACGAGGACGCGGTGTTGGTGGTCATCGGGGCCGTGGACGTGGTCACAGTTGGCACAACAAATATGCCGCATCACAGCAACAGCAACAAACGCAGCCGCAAAGGGTGCTTAATCCATTCGCGTTTGGTGTGGGAGCAGCTCCACCGCCGCCACCTCCTCCTCCGCCACAGCCAGGAAGTGGAAACTAA